GTTGAAAAGCGGAGAGGCCCGATTCGACTCGCGGATCATATTAATAGAATCGGAGGCAGTGTGAAGCTCTGTCATGAGCTCTGCGGGCTGGGGCTcgggcttcttcgccttcgTCGAGACGTAAAGGTAGGTGCGCTCGGCTTCGAAAGCTTGTAAGACAGCTTTCGACTACAAAACCAGTCAGTAGGCTGTCGCAACCACAATGTAATGACGTTCGGTTGGAGAGCCTCACCTGCTCAGCAACAAGGTCTCCAATTTTATTTCCAAGGTCCACGAAGTTCCGCACATCCTTATTGATCAGTGTATCGAAGTCCTCAATTTGAGGTGGGACGGCAGGAGCTGCAGGGGCCGGGGGAAAAGCTGGCTTGGGCGGTTCAGGAGCAACGGTCTCGGGGGCAGCGGCGGCATTCAATGTTTTCGGCGAACTGGGGTCATCTAGTCCCATAGCCATATCCTCCAGGCGGGAGGTCGCGGCTTCCAGCCTATTACATCATTAATATAACGAAAAGAGAACGTGAAGCGCATGACGAATGCTCCACACGACAGCTTCCTGTGCACTGTGCTTGAGGCAAGCTGATTCAGGCCTTACCGCTTAATAAGGGTAGTTAGGTTATGCATATGGCTGGTCGCCATCTTGAATGGCCCCTATCAAAGCAAGGGAGGAAGACAACTCAAGAGGGGTGAAAGATACAGGGAGAAAGGACAGTCCGACACTTCAAATGGAAGTTACAGAGGGACAAGTGATGGTACACTTGCCCGTGACTATGGAGTAAGCTGTGTCCGTCAGAATCGTAAGTTGCAACGGTGTCGGTTCCCAAAAGATGATGCTCCTTATCCCGTGCCTGAGGCCTGGAGCTCCACGAGTGGGTCTTACGGTACAATACATTTGAATGGCCGTTTCGCATATTGTACGCTATGACGTTGGCGGTAAATTTTGGTAATTCTACCacatgtacggagtaggatGGTATTCTGTAGATGCGATAAGAACTTCTACTACGGATACTGAACCCCGCCAATTTGGACACTTGTTAAGCATTACTATCTAGCAATAATGACAGAACAAAGCGGCCCTACATCTTTCGCCAATCATGTGGACTTCTGTACACTAGGCATGTTCATCCTTGGTATGCTATAACACGCCCAAATCGGATGAACTGTCGAAACCCTACGGTATACTTACGAAACTCCTTTGATTCATGCAGATGATATTGACTTCGGGGGCACTAGACCTAATGTCAAGAATATCCTCGGGGGTGCAGCGTCTTTCGCGGTTGTCGGTGCTCGTCTAGTCGCTGGAAAGGAGCACTCCCACGCTGTTAGCTGGattgttgatgttggctCCGACTTTCCCTCGGAGGTTTTAGATGTCATCAACACATGGGGCACAGCATGCGTGATGAGAGAAGACAACAACCGATTAACCACCAGGGCTTGGAATGGCTACGGTCCCAATGAGAAGCGGGGTGAGCACCTAACCTTCTTTCGCATGAACTCTAGAAAGGATACTGACGGGCTAGACTTCAAATATTTGACCCCTAAATTACGACTAGAACCTTGGATGCTATCCGATTCCCAGGTGTTCTCGAGGACCTTTCATATGGTCTGTTCAGCAGGACGTTGCGTGTCAATTGTGCAGAATATACTGCAGCGGCGAGAAGAACTACGGCGAGAAGGCAAAGCACCTTCCAGCAGCCAGGCTTCGGAGAGGCCATTCTTTGTCTGGGAACCTGTGCCTGATCTCTGTACACCCGAAGAGCAAGATAAATTCTTTGTTGCAAACCGGGTAGTCGATGTGGTAAGCCCTAATGAACTGGAGCTAGGAATGATGTTTGGGCAGCCAGGGTGGAATGAAGAGAGCGAATTCGGGAAAGATATTGTCAAGCGCATCCTTGATTCGGGCATTGGCCCGAACGGAAATGGGCACTTGGTTATTAGAGCAGGGAAAGATGGAAGCTATACATTCTCAAGAGGCCAGAGGATTTGGTTGCCCGCTTACCATCAACCCGATGCTTCAGCAAATACGCCAGTCGTCGATCCGACTGGTGCAGGTAATTCTTTTTTGGGGGCACTGACACAAGGGATGGTGACTGTTGATAGGGCCCCAGCCAAGATTGTTGGCTCAGTGCTTGCAGGGTCTGCTGTCTGGGAAAGGGCATTGGAAGCGTTGGGCAAGCAGAGTTATATACTGTCCTCTCTGATATTCGCCACTGTTGCTGCAGGTTTCGTTGTGGAGCAGATTGGAGTGCCCCATCTGTCTACGTCTACCGAGGAAAGAGAACTTTGGAACGGAACTGAATTCACGGAACGAGTCCGTCTGTACACGCAGCGATTGTATCGAACACTCGAAGAGTCTCCCCGGAAGCACTTGCAGATCAATTGACCGATTGAAGAACGCCCTTCTATTGTCGTACAGCCCACAATAATATGAAACAAATACCTATCATGCCATATAAACCTTCCGAAGGGTTTCATTGTAGCCCATGCTCCCCCTTTATGAATCCTGCTTCGCAGCTTGCTGTCTCTCGTGTTCGATGATCTGTTTGCTCCAGCTACAGTGGAACAGTAAAATGTCAGTATGTGCGATCTTTGGCAGCGAACACCTCCGAGATGAACTGACTAGCGACTGGGGAAGAATCTGCCGGGTTCTGGCATCCTGTCACGGCGTTCCCGGTCGGCACTAATGCTCCATGTCACAGCAGCAATGCCAATCACGACCGCTCCCATAATAGCAGTGTTGGCCCTCCAGTTCGCGGGCTGAGCGTACCAGCCTCCAGCGGGAGACCAGACTTCCTTGGGATACCTGAGTAAAAGATCGGTCAGCCTCTCACAGCATCAGTAGTTCGGGGAGAATTAATCGCATACGGGATCTTGCCGCCTCCACCCATTGTGGTTGGAATATGATTGAACAATGGTAGGGAAAGAACGTGGGCGATAGCTTGCTAGGAAAGCGTTGTTCTGGCGGGTTGAAGCCGAAATGACCGTCGACGTCCCTCGTCCCAGAACCCGTGACGCTAGCACCATATGCGGTTTAGCGTCACGGTCGACTTTCTCACACGACTCGCGGTCCCGTGACTTCCGCCGAAGCTCGACTTTTCTCCAGCGGTCAAAAGTTCATACAATACCGACGTGGAAACCCCAACACTAAACCTCCACGCAACGCCCTGGGCAGCCCAATCTTATTTTCGCTCATTCCAATCGCCCTCCGGCTTCAGGTTTTCCACTCTCACAGTTGCCCAGATGAAGAGGCTGCAGCTCCAACGATGGAGCAGTTCGGTCCTTTCGCCGCGGGCCCGAACTGGTGGCCGCCTGCAACAACATCTGTACTATAATTTGCGTCGCCAATCGACCGTTGCGCCTGCTCCTCAGGCCGAGAATGAGCCATTGTTTGAGGAACAATCGCTAAATTCGTCAACCCACATCCCCCAGTCCTCTCACTTCAAATACCTCCTCCCTTCTCCGCCGGTTGAGGCCGCACGCGAGTCCGCAAAACTCGCCGCCCTTCATGCACGCCTCTACCTCCCCTCCCGACTACCGCTCGAGACATTAGCACGCTCTCTGGTCGATGCTTCAGCCGATTCGAATCCTAATTTCAACAATGAAGCATTGGCTACGCTCGGCAATGACCTCCTGAGTCACTACACCTCCGAACACCTTGTTTGTACATATCCTCGACTTCCCTTAACTGTCATCTTCGCGGCAATGTATGCGTATGTCGGCCCTAAATCTTTGGCAGCAATGGCAAAGGAATGGGGTGTTGAGATGGCTGCAGTACCTGGTGGAGAGGTTGATCCCGGCCTCTTGCAGTTCAAGAGAGTGCTCCCAGGCACTGATGTAAATGCGGGACCAGTTACTGGCACAGAGAGACCCAATGAGCACCGGAAATCATGGAGAAAATCAATGACCTCCAGAGTTGTTTATGACAATGAGTATGGAGACCCTGTCGGGGTATCCGGCGAGTCGGCCACTCCGGAGTCGCAGAATACCCAGGGTGTTACCGCAGAGCATGCCAACGCGACATTTGTGCGTGCTGTGATGGGCGCCATCTACCTTCATGCCGGCAGACCGGCTGCCAAGCGATTTTTCGAGCAACACTTCCTCTCCCGCCACCTCAACATCTCGGACCTGTTCAACTTCTCCCAGCCGGCTCGTGACCTTTCCCGGCTGTGTGCACGAGAGAACTTCGAGCCACCTGTTGCAAAGATCATCAGTGAGACTGGCCGCAAGAGCAGACACCCTGTCTTTGTCGTTGGTATTTTCTCTGGTCAGGATAAGCTGGGAGAGGGCGCTGGCGCCAGCCTGCTTGAGGCTCGATCCAGGGCTGCCGTGGCTGCGCTCAAGGGCTGGTACCTGTATAGCCCACTGAATGTGCGTGTCCCTAGctccatggaagaagagggcgCTGCACCCTGGAAGCCTGTCCACGTGGACTTGGGTGAGGTGATTGTGTAAGATGAGATTGCAGAGAGAGACACGCGTCAACGTGGAAAAGGTGTTATATTATATGACATGACTTGTCGTCGATGGGA
The sequence above is a segment of the Aspergillus flavus chromosome 4, complete sequence genome. Coding sequences within it:
- a CDS encoding mitochondrial 54S ribosomal protein mL44 (60S ribosomal protein L3), with the translated sequence MKRLQLQRWSSSVLSPRARTGGRLQQHLYYNLRRQSTVAPAPQAENEPLFEEQSLNSSTHIPQSSHFKYLLPSPPVEAARESAKLAALHARLYLPSRLPLETLARSLVDASADSNPNFNNEALATLGNDLLSHYTSEHLVCTYPRLPLTVIFAAMYAYVGPKSLAAMAKEWGVEMAAVPGGEVDPGLLQFKRVLPGTDVNAGPVTGTERPNEHRKSWRKSMTSRVVYDNEYGDPVGVSGESATPESQNTQGVTAEHANATFVRAVMGAIYLHAGRPAAKRFFEQHFLSRHLNISDLFNFSQPARDLSRLCARENFEPPVAKIISETGRKSRHPVFVVGIFSGQDKLGEGAGASLLEARSRAAVAALKGWYLYSPLNVRVPSSMEEEGAAPWKPVHVDLGEVIV
- a CDS encoding PfkB family carbohydrate kinase, whose product is MTEQSGPTSFANHVDFCTLGMFILDDIDFGGTRPNVKNILGGAASFAVVGARLVAGKEHSHAVSWIVDVGSDFPSEVLDVINTWGTACVMREDNNRLTTRAWNGYGPNEKRDFKYLTPKLRLEPWMLSDSQVFSRTFHMVCSAGRCVSIVQNILQRREELRREGKAPSSSQASERPFFVWEPVPDLCTPEEQDKFFVANRVVDVVSPNELELGMMFGQPGWNEESEFGKDIVKRILDSGIGPNGNGHLVIRAGKDGSYTFSRGQRIWLPAYHQPDASANTPVVDPTGAGNSFLGALTQGMVTVDRAPAKIVGSVLAGSAVWERALEALGKQSYILSSLIFATVAAGFVVEQIGVPHLSTSTEERELWNGTEFTERVRLYTQRLYRTLEESPRKHLQIN